The following are encoded together in the Methylorubrum sp. B1-46 genome:
- a CDS encoding preprotein translocase subunit SecA, whose translation MSDPLALPAGPLPAGPAFRLPSARAYSEHKPLKATRLDQAAAKVIGLARVGLAGWASRRYARIARNALAQAETVAELSEEALQFRIRAVTSTLRAQKTFRDPDITEAFALIREMSGRVKGQRHYGVQMMGAAALLDGRIAQMATGEGKTLTATLAAGAAALAGLPVHVVTVNDYLAERDAEEMRPLYAALGLTVGVIKEKQEQPERALAYGCNITYCTNKDLAFDYLRDRIALGQRASDVRLKLENMHAGASRLAQLRLRGLHFAIVDEADSVLIDEARTPLIISAPAGSQFGTEVLARAMEIAGELSSPQHYAIEAAEHRIVLTEPGRERIAALAKSDARSEDSAWRGRVTREGLVRQALSALHLFHRDENYILRDGKVVIVDANTGRVMPDRSWSDGLHQMVEHKEGCALSGARATLARMTYQRFFRRYPRLAGMTGTTRGVAAEFWTVYRLPVARIPTHRPVQRRHLPDEVLPDEGAKWRRVTERIAELHARGCPVLVGTRSVAASARASAYLTEAGLPHTVLSAAQDGQEAAIVAQAGQRGRITVATNMAGRGTDIKLGPGIAELGGLHVIMVERQDARRIDDQLAGRSGRQGEPGCFQAILSLDDPLMESGPIGRGPARRIMALLGPARGRAFGARLLRHAQLRTERLHGRMRADLLHSDQMQDRILAFAGHAE comes from the coding sequence GTGTCTGATCCCCTCGCCCTCCCCGCGGGCCCGCTCCCCGCCGGTCCGGCCTTCCGCCTGCCGTCGGCGCGGGCCTATTCCGAGCACAAGCCGCTCAAGGCGACACGCCTCGATCAGGCTGCGGCGAAGGTCATCGGGCTGGCTCGGGTGGGCCTCGCAGGCTGGGCGAGCCGCCGCTACGCGCGCATCGCTCGCAACGCCCTGGCGCAGGCCGAGACGGTGGCGGAGTTGTCCGAGGAAGCGCTGCAGTTCCGAATCCGGGCGGTCACGTCGACCCTGCGCGCCCAAAAAACCTTTCGCGATCCCGACATCACCGAAGCCTTCGCCCTGATCCGCGAAATGTCGGGCCGGGTGAAGGGGCAGCGCCATTACGGCGTGCAGATGATGGGCGCCGCCGCCCTCCTCGACGGGCGCATCGCCCAGATGGCCACCGGCGAGGGCAAGACCCTGACGGCGACGCTCGCCGCCGGCGCGGCGGCCCTGGCCGGCCTGCCCGTCCATGTCGTCACGGTCAACGACTACCTCGCCGAGCGCGATGCCGAGGAGATGCGGCCGCTCTATGCGGCGCTCGGCCTCACCGTCGGCGTCATCAAGGAGAAGCAGGAGCAGCCGGAGCGGGCGTTAGCCTACGGCTGCAACATCACCTACTGCACCAACAAGGACCTCGCCTTCGATTACCTGCGCGACCGCATCGCGCTCGGCCAGCGCGCCAGCGACGTGCGGCTCAAGCTCGAAAACATGCATGCAGGCGCAAGCCGGCTCGCACAACTGCGCCTGCGCGGCCTGCACTTCGCCATCGTCGACGAGGCCGACAGCGTGCTGATCGACGAGGCGCGCACGCCGCTCATCATCTCGGCCCCGGCCGGCTCGCAATTCGGCACCGAAGTTCTCGCCCGCGCCATGGAGATCGCCGGAGAACTGTCGAGCCCGCAGCACTACGCGATCGAGGCGGCGGAGCACCGGATCGTCCTTACCGAGCCCGGCCGCGAACGGATCGCCGCGCTCGCCAAGAGCGATGCGCGGAGCGAGGACTCCGCCTGGCGCGGGCGCGTCACCCGCGAAGGGCTGGTGCGGCAGGCGCTCTCGGCCCTGCACCTGTTCCACCGCGACGAGAACTACATCCTGCGCGATGGCAAGGTGGTGATCGTGGACGCCAATACCGGCCGGGTGATGCCGGACCGGAGCTGGAGCGACGGCCTGCACCAGATGGTCGAGCACAAGGAAGGCTGCGCGCTCTCCGGCGCCCGCGCGACGCTGGCGCGCATGACCTATCAGCGCTTCTTCCGCCGCTATCCGCGCCTCGCCGGCATGACCGGCACCACCCGCGGCGTCGCCGCCGAGTTCTGGACGGTCTACCGTCTGCCGGTGGCGCGTATCCCGACGCACCGGCCGGTGCAGCGGCGCCACCTCCCCGACGAGGTGCTACCCGACGAGGGGGCGAAGTGGCGGCGGGTGACCGAGCGCATCGCCGAGCTGCACGCGCGCGGCTGCCCGGTTCTGGTGGGTACGCGCTCAGTGGCGGCCTCGGCGCGGGCCAGCGCCTATCTCACGGAGGCCGGACTGCCGCACACGGTGCTGTCCGCCGCCCAGGACGGTCAGGAGGCGGCCATCGTAGCGCAAGCCGGGCAGCGCGGCCGCATCACCGTCGCGACGAACATGGCCGGGCGCGGCACCGACATCAAGCTCGGCCCCGGCATCGCTGAACTCGGCGGCCTGCACGTCATCATGGTCGAGCGCCAGGACGCGCGGCGCATCGACGATCAGCTCGCCGGCCGCAGCGGGCGCCAGGGCGAGCCGGGCTGCTTCCAGGCGATCCTCTCCCTCGACGATCCGCTGATGGAAAGCGGCCCTATCGGACGCGGACCTGCCCGACGCATTATGGCGCTGCTCGGTCCGGCACGTGGCCGCGCCTTCGGCGCGCGTCTTCTGCGCCACGCGCAGTTGCGCACCGAGCGGCTGCACGGACGCATGCGCGCCGACCTGCTGCATTCGGACCAGATGCAGGACCGGATCCTGGCCTTTGCCGGCCACGCTGAATGA
- a CDS encoding PqqD family peptide modification chaperone, whose translation MSQSLFSQSWYRVANLRPRLRRHAEIHRQSFRGEVWYVLQDHQTGRFHRLSPAANLILCMMDGRRTLQEVWEAAARRNEDDPPTQDDTIRLISQLHGSDLLQGDLPPDLAELAERSESTARRTLIARVKNPLAVRFPLFDPDPLLDRLAPFFRPLFSVWGFAVWLAVVIAGLVVAALHAGELTGDVAGQMLSAQNVALMMCLYPIIKALHEAGHACAAKAWGGEVHEVGVMLLVLFPAPYVDASTSAAFPSKWQRMMVAAAGIFVELFLAGLAAIVWATAEPGLVRAAAFNVMVIGSVSTLLFNGNPLLRFDGYYIFADLIEIPNLGSRANRYVFYLVERYLLKIEDAKSPVTAAGERPWLLVYAVAAFIYRTIVSIGIAAFIATQYFVFGVLLAGLALFGTIVAPLMKGLKFVLTDPKLSRRRGRAITLTSAAVGAAFALLFIVPLPYTTMAQGVVWAPDDTQIRTQTDGVLTTLLVEPGRDAQAGEALATLEDPSLDSRVAVLEAQLVELRLRYDAARLGDRVQAQILQEQIASTQEILRVYRERQAGLVVRAAQAGRLIVPGAVDLPGRYLRRGERIGYVLTADDPVVRVVVPQTDVDLIRSRTQGVAARLAERPEEVRDGAILREVPGAQQEIPSLALATQGGGTIAVDASNPQKPVALQSIFVFDVQLAGGIPFNVLGERVYVRFDHGAEPIAWRVLRSLRQVFLSQFRV comes from the coding sequence GTGTCCCAATCCCTGTTCAGCCAATCCTGGTACCGGGTCGCGAATTTGCGCCCGCGGCTGCGCCGCCACGCCGAGATCCACCGGCAGAGCTTCCGCGGCGAAGTCTGGTACGTCCTGCAGGATCACCAGACCGGGCGCTTCCACCGCCTCTCGCCCGCCGCCAACCTGATCCTTTGCATGATGGACGGGCGCCGCACCCTGCAGGAGGTGTGGGAGGCCGCCGCCCGCCGCAACGAGGATGACCCGCCGACACAGGACGACACGATCCGCCTGATCTCGCAGCTCCACGGCTCGGACCTGCTCCAGGGCGATCTGCCGCCGGATCTCGCCGAACTGGCCGAGCGCTCGGAATCGACCGCGCGCCGCACCCTGATCGCCCGGGTCAAGAACCCGCTCGCCGTGCGCTTCCCGCTGTTCGACCCCGACCCGCTGCTCGACCGGCTGGCGCCGTTCTTCCGGCCACTCTTCTCGGTCTGGGGGTTCGCGGTCTGGCTCGCGGTGGTGATCGCCGGCCTCGTCGTGGCCGCCCTGCACGCGGGCGAGCTGACAGGCGACGTCGCGGGCCAGATGCTCTCGGCGCAGAACGTCGCGCTGATGATGTGCCTCTACCCCATCATCAAGGCCCTGCACGAGGCCGGGCACGCCTGCGCCGCCAAGGCCTGGGGCGGCGAGGTGCACGAGGTCGGCGTCATGCTGCTCGTGCTGTTCCCGGCGCCCTACGTCGATGCCTCGACCTCGGCCGCCTTCCCGAGCAAGTGGCAGCGGATGATGGTGGCGGCCGCCGGCATCTTCGTCGAGCTGTTCCTGGCGGGGCTGGCCGCCATCGTGTGGGCCACGGCCGAGCCGGGGCTGGTGCGAGCGGCCGCCTTCAACGTGATGGTGATCGGCAGCGTCTCGACGCTGCTGTTCAACGGCAACCCGCTCTTGCGCTTCGACGGCTACTACATCTTCGCCGACCTGATCGAGATTCCCAACCTCGGCTCGCGCGCCAACCGCTACGTCTTCTACCTCGTCGAGCGCTACCTGCTGAAAATCGAGGACGCGAAGAGCCCGGTCACCGCGGCGGGCGAGCGGCCCTGGCTCCTCGTCTACGCGGTCGCCGCCTTCATCTACCGGACCATCGTCTCGATCGGCATCGCGGCCTTTATCGCCACCCAGTACTTCGTGTTCGGCGTGCTGCTGGCCGGGCTCGCGCTGTTCGGCACGATCGTCGCGCCCCTGATGAAGGGGCTGAAATTCGTCCTGACGGACCCGAAGCTGAGCCGGCGCCGGGGCCGGGCGATCACGCTCACGAGCGCCGCCGTCGGCGCGGCCTTCGCGCTGCTGTTTATCGTCCCCCTGCCCTACACCACGATGGCTCAGGGCGTCGTCTGGGCTCCCGATGACACCCAGATCCGGACCCAGACCGACGGCGTCCTCACCACGCTGCTAGTGGAGCCCGGCCGCGACGCCCAGGCCGGCGAGGCCCTGGCCACGCTGGAGGATCCGAGCCTCGACAGCCGCGTCGCGGTGCTGGAGGCGCAACTCGTCGAACTGCGCCTGCGCTACGACGCCGCCCGGCTCGGCGACCGGGTCCAGGCGCAGATCCTTCAGGAGCAGATCGCGAGCACGCAGGAGATCCTGCGGGTCTACCGCGAGCGGCAGGCCGGCCTCGTCGTGCGGGCGGCCCAGGCCGGGCGTCTGATCGTGCCCGGCGCCGTCGACCTGCCGGGGCGCTACCTGCGCCGGGGCGAGCGCATCGGCTACGTGCTCACCGCCGACGACCCCGTGGTGCGGGTGGTGGTGCCGCAGACCGACGTGGACCTGATCCGCAGCCGGACGCAGGGCGTCGCCGCGCGGCTCGCCGAGCGGCCCGAGGAGGTGCGCGACGGCGCGATCCTGCGGGAGGTGCCGGGGGCGCAGCAGGAGATCCCGAGCCTCGCCCTCGCGACACAGGGCGGCGGCACCATCGCGGTCGATGCCAGCAACCCGCAGAAGCCGGTGGCGCTCCAGAGCATCTTCGTCTTCGACGTTCAGCTCGCCGGCGGCATCCCCTTCAACGTGCTCGGCGAGCGGGTCTATGTCCGGTTCGATCACGGGGCGGAGCCGATCGCGTGGCGCGTGCTGCGCAGCCTGCGTCAGGTCTTCCTGAGCCAGTTCCGTGTCTGA
- a CDS encoding HlyD family efflux transporter periplasmic adaptor subunit gives MSEPLAVENASTSGLSAAGSTARLSLLEPALWQVLRTAQTLQAAAEAWLTLQAPMLGAPRACVLLPGTSVGLAPLAVFPAQSECEAGLRETAEAALRENRPVVQAMAETGPLPGAPPQVSGAWIALPLALDEACFAVAAFALDSLDKDDLRAAIRQVQWGSAWLVAKQAELIGRGERRTLARSRSVLDLLAGVLEQSRYSAACTAAVTDLAIAFSCQRAAIGFVRRGSTRITAISHSAQFGREMNLVRRLGACMNEAIDQRSLILFPPPENEATVTTAHADLARLQYGGRVLTVPMLVDDRFVGAITLERPADQPFSLETVEQVSACAAAIGPVLEDKRQNDRWLVLKATDAVMNGARLVFGPNKTGLKLGLAAALSAVLALSVIQTDYRVTADARVEGLVRRSVVASYDGYLKIAGHRAGDTVRKGDLLAALEDRDLALERLRWVTERQQRTYEYDKALATRQPATINVVKSQIDQADAQIRLLDEQIARSKFTAPFDGLIVSGDLSQSIGGAVSRGQVLFEIAPLDSYRVVLSVDERVIADLHEGQTGHMLATSLPDQPQALTIQTITPVAEARNGRNLFRVEGRIADGATRLRPGMEGIAKVDVDRRLLAWIWARPVVDWLRLAVWHWWP, from the coding sequence ATGAGCGAGCCTTTGGCGGTGGAGAACGCCTCCACGTCGGGCCTGTCCGCAGCGGGCTCGACCGCGCGCCTGTCCCTGCTGGAGCCGGCCCTGTGGCAGGTGCTCCGAACCGCCCAGACGCTTCAGGCGGCGGCGGAGGCGTGGCTCACGCTCCAGGCGCCGATGCTCGGCGCGCCACGGGCCTGCGTCCTGCTTCCGGGCACCTCGGTCGGACTCGCCCCGCTCGCCGTGTTCCCGGCCCAGTCCGAGTGCGAGGCCGGCCTGCGCGAGACGGCCGAGGCCGCCTTGCGCGAGAACCGCCCGGTCGTGCAGGCGATGGCGGAGACCGGCCCCCTCCCCGGCGCACCGCCGCAGGTCTCCGGCGCGTGGATCGCGCTGCCGCTGGCCCTCGACGAGGCCTGCTTCGCCGTCGCCGCCTTCGCCCTCGACAGCCTCGACAAGGACGATCTGCGCGCCGCCATCCGTCAGGTGCAGTGGGGCAGCGCATGGCTCGTCGCCAAGCAGGCCGAGCTGATCGGGCGAGGCGAGCGCCGGACGCTGGCCCGCTCGCGCTCCGTCCTCGATCTGCTTGCCGGGGTGCTGGAGCAATCGCGCTACTCCGCCGCCTGCACCGCCGCGGTGACGGATCTCGCCATCGCCTTTTCCTGCCAGCGGGCGGCGATCGGCTTCGTGCGGCGCGGAAGCACCCGGATCACCGCGATCTCGCACTCGGCCCAGTTCGGCCGCGAGATGAACCTCGTGCGCCGCCTCGGCGCCTGCATGAACGAGGCGATCGACCAGCGCAGCCTGATCCTGTTCCCGCCGCCGGAGAACGAGGCCACCGTCACGACGGCGCATGCCGATCTCGCCCGCCTGCAATATGGCGGCCGGGTGTTGACCGTGCCGATGCTGGTTGACGACCGCTTCGTCGGCGCGATCACCCTCGAGCGCCCCGCCGACCAGCCGTTCAGCCTGGAGACGGTCGAGCAGGTGAGCGCCTGCGCCGCGGCCATCGGCCCGGTGCTGGAAGACAAGCGGCAGAACGACCGCTGGCTCGTGCTGAAGGCCACCGACGCGGTGATGAACGGCGCGCGGCTGGTCTTCGGCCCGAACAAGACCGGGCTCAAGCTCGGCCTCGCCGCCGCGCTCTCCGCGGTCCTGGCGCTGTCGGTGATCCAGACCGATTACCGCGTGACCGCCGATGCCCGCGTCGAGGGCCTCGTGCGCCGCTCCGTGGTCGCCTCCTACGACGGCTACCTCAAGATCGCCGGGCATCGCGCCGGCGACACGGTGCGCAAGGGCGACCTCCTCGCCGCCCTGGAGGACCGCGACCTCGCCCTGGAGCGCCTGCGCTGGGTCACCGAGCGTCAGCAGCGTACCTACGAATACGACAAGGCGCTGGCCACGCGGCAGCCGGCCACGATCAACGTGGTGAAGAGCCAGATCGATCAGGCCGACGCGCAGATCCGCCTGCTCGACGAGCAGATCGCCCGCTCGAAGTTCACCGCGCCCTTCGACGGGCTGATCGTCTCCGGCGACCTCTCGCAATCCATCGGCGGCGCCGTCAGCCGGGGGCAGGTGTTGTTCGAGATCGCGCCGCTCGACAGCTACCGCGTCGTGCTCAGCGTGGACGAGCGGGTGATCGCCGACCTGCACGAGGGGCAGACCGGGCACATGCTCGCGACCTCCCTGCCCGATCAGCCCCAGGCGCTCACGATCCAGACCATCACCCCGGTGGCGGAGGCCAGGAACGGCCGCAACCTGTTCCGCGTCGAGGGCCGGATCGCCGACGGCGCCACCCGGCTGCGGCCGGGCATGGAGGGCATCGCCAAGGTCGATGTCGATCGGCGGCTGCTCGCCTGGATCTGGGCCCGGCCGGTCGTCGACTGGCTGCGCCTAGCGGTCTGGCACTGGTGGCCGTGA
- a CDS encoding DUF3467 domain-containing protein, giving the protein MSESSKPEAADQVRAIEWREDSMSTQFANVVNVQGTREQVDLFFGTNRTWNLAATDNVVVDLSNRVILTPLAAKRLHSVLGGVLAEYENRHGRLDLDA; this is encoded by the coding sequence GTGAGCGAGAGCAGCAAGCCCGAGGCCGCCGATCAGGTGCGTGCGATCGAGTGGCGTGAGGACAGCATGTCGACGCAGTTCGCCAATGTCGTGAACGTGCAGGGCACCCGCGAGCAGGTGGATCTGTTCTTCGGCACCAACCGGACCTGGAATCTCGCCGCGACCGACAACGTGGTGGTCGATCTCTCGAACCGCGTGATCCTCACGCCGCTCGCGGCCAAGCGCCTCCACTCCGTCCTCGGCGGCGTCCTGGCCGAGTACGAGAACCGGCACGGGCGCCTCGACCTCGACGCTTGA
- a CDS encoding methyltransferase: MPIEGRQAFEVPDPDFPFVDRFLESEAAAQALTFALASGLIDRLARRSDMAAAELADAFRLDPPRSACLFGLLVGAGIAAEPAAGRIALSAAFRAVLPCRDLIEAKLAFAAAASEDLRRHFPAFVADLPAFMAASRTFELFRYDRCFEVTPENLDATRRWVTYTTCLTRYEAGPCLDRIEPGRHRRLLDLGGNSGEFAAQACRRAPALTATVFDLPVVCALGRENLAGRPEGARVTFQAGDMRRDPLPEGHDLVTFKSVLHDWPAEEARALLARAGHALTPGGRLVIYERAPMRLHARAPGYVQSADLVFQPFFREADFYAEALAALGFVACRIRSLALETPFHLIEARKPGGAP, from the coding sequence ATGCCGATCGAAGGACGGCAGGCGTTCGAGGTGCCGGATCCGGATTTTCCGTTCGTGGACCGCTTCCTCGAAAGCGAGGCCGCCGCACAGGCTCTCACCTTCGCCCTCGCCTCCGGTCTGATCGACCGTCTCGCTCGCCGCTCGGACATGGCGGCGGCGGAACTCGCCGACGCGTTCCGCCTCGATCCGCCGCGCTCCGCCTGCCTTTTCGGTCTCCTCGTCGGTGCCGGCATCGCGGCGGAGCCGGCAGCGGGCCGGATCGCCCTGAGCGCGGCGTTCCGTGCCGTGCTGCCCTGCCGCGACCTGATCGAGGCGAAGCTCGCCTTCGCCGCCGCCGCGTCCGAGGATCTGCGCCGGCACTTCCCCGCCTTCGTCGCGGATCTGCCGGCCTTCATGGCGGCCTCGCGCACCTTCGAGCTGTTCCGGTACGACCGCTGCTTCGAGGTCACGCCCGAGAACCTCGACGCCACCCGGCGCTGGGTCACCTACACCACCTGCCTCACCCGCTACGAGGCCGGTCCCTGCCTCGACCGGATCGAGCCCGGACGCCATCGGCGCCTGCTCGATCTCGGCGGCAATAGCGGCGAGTTTGCCGCCCAGGCCTGCCGCCGCGCCCCGGCCCTGACCGCGACGGTGTTCGACCTGCCCGTCGTCTGCGCGCTCGGCCGCGAGAACCTCGCGGGCCGGCCGGAGGGTGCTCGCGTCACGTTCCAGGCCGGCGACATGCGGCGCGATCCGCTGCCGGAAGGCCACGACCTCGTCACCTTCAAGTCGGTCCTGCACGATTGGCCGGCAGAGGAAGCTCGCGCCCTGCTCGCGCGCGCCGGTCATGCCCTGACACCGGGCGGTCGCCTCGTGATCTACGAGCGGGCGCCGATGCGTCTGCACGCGCGCGCGCCCGGATATGTCCAATCGGCCGACCTCGTGTTCCAACCCTTCTTCCGCGAGGCCGACTTCTATGCCGAGGCGCTGGCGGCCCTCGGCTTCGTCGCGTGCCGCATCCGCAGCCTCGCGCTGGAGACGCCGTTCCACCTCATCGAGGCACGCAAGCCCGGCGGTGCGCCGTGA